In Rattus norvegicus strain BN/NHsdMcwi chromosome 3, GRCr8, whole genome shotgun sequence, a genomic segment contains:
- the Ggta1l1 gene encoding N-acetyllactosaminide alpha-1,3-galactosyltransferase-like 1 isoform X4 yields the protein MQYKKETLLLILLAILLALTQRYSSFSSESLRRFIKSANKYFMVGYNVIFYILADGTSNLPYLELGPLRTLKMWRLSGEEMTYEDSNLRNMNNMRYKIMEHIQYEVNFLFVMTANQIIKNHFGVETLGRSVAQLHAWWYFKQPREFPYERRRKASAFIAFEEGDFYYHSAIVGGTPLDVLDLIEHYIKGIIDDRTNELSSTYERHLNKYFFIKKPVRVLSPEYNWDPRFKTPPEIWHIKVAWQPRIT from the coding sequence CTTTTCAAGTGAGTCCCTGAGACGCTTCATAAAATCTGCCAATAAGTACTTCATGGTTGGCTACAATGTTATTTTCTACATCTTGGCTGATGGCACGAGCAATCTACCATACCTTGAGTTGGGTCCTCTTCGGACACTTAAAATGTGGAGGCTCTCTGGAGAAGAGATGACTTATGAAGACAGTAATCTCAGGAACATGAATAACATGCGATACAAAATCATGGAACATATTCAATATGAAGTCAACTTTCTCTTCGTGATGACTGCGAACCAGATCATCAAGAACCACTTTGGAGTAGAAACCTTGGGCAGATCTGTAGCTCAACTCCATGCATGGTGGTATTTCAAACAGCCCAGAGAGTTCCCTtatgagagaagaaggaaagccTCAGCTTTCATTGCCTTCGAAGAGGGAGATTTCTATTACCACAGTGCCATTGTTGGTGGCACGCCCCTAGATGTCTTAGATCTCATCGAACACTATATAAAGGGAATTATAGATGACAGGACAAATGAACTTTCTAGCACGTATGAAAGacacctaaataaatatttttttatcaaAAAACCCGTTAGGGTGTTATCACCAGAGTACAACTGGGATCCAAGATTTAAAACTCCTCCAGAAATCTGGCATATTAAGGTAGCATGGCAACCACGAATCACTTAA
- the Ggta1l1 gene encoding N-acetyllactosaminide alpha-1,3-galactosyltransferase-like 1 isoform X2 — protein sequence MSVFDRRDHLEEPQLESWFNPKKRPDVIATTGWLAPVLWEGTYDREVLEQYYKRLNITVGLAVFATGNFSSESLRRFIKSANKYFMVGYNVIFYILADGTSNLPYLELGPLRTLKMWRLSGEEMTYEDSNLRNMNNMRYKIMEHIQYEVNFLFVMTANQIIKNHFGVETLGRSVAQLHAWWYFKQPREFPYERRRKASAFIAFEEGDFYYHSAIVGGTPLDVLDLIEHYIKGIIDDRTNELSSTYERHLNKYFFIKKPVRVLSPEYNWDPRFKTPPEIWHIKVAWQPRIT from the exons GAGAGATCATCTGGAAGAACCTCAGCTCGAGTCTTGGTTTAATCCAAA AAAACGTCCTGATGTTATAGCAACAACTGGTTGGCTCGCTCCAGTCTTATGGGAAGGAACTTATGACAGAGAAGTTCTAGAACAATATTATAAGAGACTGAACATCACCGTAGGCTTGGCTGTCTTTGCTACTGGAAA CTTTTCAAGTGAGTCCCTGAGACGCTTCATAAAATCTGCCAATAAGTACTTCATGGTTGGCTACAATGTTATTTTCTACATCTTGGCTGATGGCACGAGCAATCTACCATACCTTGAGTTGGGTCCTCTTCGGACACTTAAAATGTGGAGGCTCTCTGGAGAAGAGATGACTTATGAAGACAGTAATCTCAGGAACATGAATAACATGCGATACAAAATCATGGAACATATTCAATATGAAGTCAACTTTCTCTTCGTGATGACTGCGAACCAGATCATCAAGAACCACTTTGGAGTAGAAACCTTGGGCAGATCTGTAGCTCAACTCCATGCATGGTGGTATTTCAAACAGCCCAGAGAGTTCCCTtatgagagaagaaggaaagccTCAGCTTTCATTGCCTTCGAAGAGGGAGATTTCTATTACCACAGTGCCATTGTTGGTGGCACGCCCCTAGATGTCTTAGATCTCATCGAACACTATATAAAGGGAATTATAGATGACAGGACAAATGAACTTTCTAGCACGTATGAAAGacacctaaataaatatttttttatcaaAAAACCCGTTAGGGTGTTATCACCAGAGTACAACTGGGATCCAAGATTTAAAACTCCTCCAGAAATCTGGCATATTAAGGTAGCATGGCAACCACGAATCACTTAA